The window TTAAATGCCTTCAAATTCTGTGTTCCATGTTAGTCATTGGTGGCACTCTTTTTCTAAGAAGAATAACAGGTAATTGCATTAGAAAATCTTGTGAAAAAAGACAAATACAATAACaagaaaacattaaaataataataataataatatataattgtttgttaAGGTATCATATTTTGTTTCGCCCATATTTGTCAACAAAAGTTTGCCAaggtatattatatatttgcaACGAACTTTAGCTTGAATGTATCTGTTGTGTTTGACATAGTTAAATTTAAACAAGATTATGTTCATTCTCAAACTTATTTGTATTTTAGTAAATCAATTACAACATTTGAGATATAAACTATAGATTGAGTTAAATTCAATCATCCTTTAGAACCAACAGTCGAAATGAGAAgccgaaagtttatttaatagtCTCACTCAAAATAGAgagatttaaaagaaaatgaccAATCAGAATGTAACATAAGATTTTATGTAATCGTCAGTCGTCACCTCTTTTTCTAGACCATCAGACTAGCAGATTGGTGCGGCCATCGTCGATCAGTATTTATAGAGAGAAGCCCTGGTCAAATATATTCAATTAGGATAaggtaatttcattatttagatGGGAAATGAACTTAAGCAGTCAATGAGACAggattgatttattaaattgatttatacAAATAAGTGTCGACGTAAAATATGTTAAGATGATGAACGAACCTCAGGCGGATTAAATTTGGCACCAAGGTTGCTGAGTTTGGCATGTGCTTCTGCATAATCCTTGAAAAATGCTTCCTGATCTTCAGCATACTTTTCAGCATAAATCTACATTTTAACAAGAACTTTATTATGGGGAAGGCTTTTGGTTAACAAGTTGTCATGTTTCCAACAGGGGTTAATGTCGTTTGCAAAAGGAAGGGAGTATTTAACCTTAAATGACGGATCTTCGAAAATTGCTGCATCGGTGGGCAAAACCAGCAGATTTTCATCCCTTTTCTCTTTAATATCCTGAATTAACCAAAAACAAATTCCAGATTGATAAAAATGAATAGTGTATATTTTTGTTGTGTCACATTCAGTTGTGCAATATCAAACCTTGAAATAGGAATTGTCAAACTTCAGCCACTGAACTGTCCAAGACTGTCCACCTGGCGCTCCGGGTCCTTCTTTCTGTGATGCAGCAGTACAGCATTTCAAACTCAttgaacaatatttaaaaagatctaGAGATAAATTAAGTAATCATGAAAATAGACTCCATTCACTTCCATGCATtggcaaaataaatattttttttgaaataaagcATTTCATTTTGCTTAAACATGATTAACTACCGTGTACTTCGTTTCTGGCTTGCCCCAACCGCTTCGTTCAGGTCTAGACCTTCCTAGAGTGTGCGCACCCGAGAGGGCAACTATTTCCTGTAAGAAAACCAAAGAAGTGCAAATacatttgtaaataataatatagcCATAGAAGGTAAATAACCAAATCTAGAAGATAATTGCTTCATATATGACAAACCTTGTCATCCAACCCCATCCTATAGAATACATCACGCAAATGAGAAGCAGGAGAAGGGGGGCCAGCATctgtgaaaataaaataaattgcatGTCAATCCATTATCTTGTTTGATATGAAAGAACATAAAATTACAAAAAGAAAACACAGAAACTGTGTGAACAAATCAACCGGacaaaaaaatactataaaacaaaactgataaAAAGAGTAAAGAAATTGTATGAAATGGTACCTAGACTCATGGTAAAGAATTTTATGAAATGGAGCCTAGACTTGTTTCTAACTGAGTGACTTACCAGGCAAGCGTCCTTCCTCTGGACATTGCTCTGGTTCTGAGACATCCACTCTACCATACTTCATGGGGATTTTAGGTCCACCAGCTTCCTGTGAGTTACCACAATGTAAAGAGATCCAGTTTTCAAGGAAGTTAAAGTATATATAGTAACTAAAATCCCAAAAATTTACCTCAATTGCAGTTGCACTTGCCAATTGGAATAAATCTGCATAAGAAACACCAGTGTATTTGTCTTTGATAGGCTGGAGAAGCTTTAGAGCATTTATAAGACCTGTAGAGGAAGGATTAAGGCAAAAGAATCATAAGagaacaaaatattatgaataagaTACCATACCAGCATTTGCTCCATGTTTCAGCTCAACTTCAAATCTTAGACTTCCATTAGCTCCACCTCTTTGTGGCCACTCCTCAATGTTTTTGTTGTAAGTACCAGCATCATGCCATCCCAAGCGAACCTTTCATGCCAACAAATGTTATCTCAAATCAATATGTCACgattcaagagtttggaggaaTCCAGAGACACCAACCCATATAAGGAGGCAACAAAACATCGGGATGGGGATGAGGATGGTCTACTTTCAAAGATACTATTGAAGGTTTGGAATATTCTAGATTATAATGTCCCTAGAAATGAACAGAAAATTTTCAATGATTCAAGAATATGTAGTGTGAAAAATCAATCTAGGTGCATCTAGCCTAGGGTAtaggaaaataaaattgtgacttaaaaaaaatgttataggaaaaCTATATATATCCCCTTATATCTTAATCCCCTTAGATAAATAGAATATTTGGTATGATAAATTCCATCCCTCGAATATCCCCTCATTCCTTGAGTCAAGGAATTTGTCGCATGTATGCCTATTTAAGGCATTTCTTTATCATGTTACTCATTCaagaataataaaagaaaatagcAAAGAATATCACATTCCTACATGTATAGTAATCTAAAATTATCAACATCTTAGGTGTTGTGGGGATTCTTACAACATTCTAATATGTGGTGAATATAGGGAGCGTGTAAAAAGGTAGCAAGTTTTCTTTGTCATTTAAAACGATGAGGAAGCTTCCTAGGAACTGAAAACCCTAAACCCCTTGTTCAATCTTGAACAATTGATAAGAAATTCAAAGGAACAAGTGAAGGTCGAGGAAAAGTAAAAAGATCGATCAACTAGAAGAATGAGACAATCATTGAAGCCTCAAAGACTAATCGATTCATCTAAATACCAAAAACAATGTATAATCGATTATTACAACATGAATAATGGATTCATCTACATTCTGAAATTCTGATAATAATCCTCTTAAACATATAAAAGTGTCATTACTGGTTATCATAGTTAGCTAGGTCAATACTGAATAGA is drawn from Impatiens glandulifera chromosome 3, dImpGla2.1, whole genome shotgun sequence and contains these coding sequences:
- the LOC124929296 gene encoding probable L-ascorbate peroxidase 6, chloroplastic/mitochondrial → MAYRLLPSAVKPSYTTLLTASRPSTFPSSSLKCLRSAPLVSHLFITQKRLPVFASLGGFSTVASPKNFASNPDQLKHAREDIKEILNAKFCHPILVRLGWHDAGTYNKNIEEWPQRGGANGSLRFEVELKHGANAGLINALKLLQPIKDKYTGVSYADLFQLASATAIEEAGGPKIPMKYGRVDVSEPEQCPEEGRLPDAGPPSPASHLRDVFYRMGLDDKEIVALSGAHTLGRSRPERSGWGKPETKYTKEGPGAPGGQSWTVQWLKFDNSYFKDIKEKRDENLLVLPTDAAIFEDPSFKIYAEKYAEDQEAFFKDYAEAHAKLSNLGAKFNPPEGFSL